A genomic segment from Acipenser ruthenus chromosome 5, fAciRut3.2 maternal haplotype, whole genome shotgun sequence encodes:
- the LOC117402970 gene encoding peptidyl-prolyl cis-trans isomerase-like 4 isoform X1, which yields MRLLWTWISCLSRISVVKSFKTGKPESLCYAFIEFEKEEDTEKVYFKMDNVLIDDWRIHGDFSLFRRLNGKGKHRRDSLENRYRDQVTMERKAERHCSRSRSRSQDNDNHKHNKSKGDGDRERRDRSQSPRKCKDKERSQHR from the exons ATGAGGCTTTTGTGGACATGGATTTCCTGCCTTTCCAGGATATCAG TTGTGAAATCATTCAAGACTGGAAAACCAGAGTCTCTGTGCTACGCTTTCATTGAATTTGAAAAG GAAGAAGACACTGAAAAGGTTTACTTCAAGATGGACAATGTGCTCATCGATGATTGGAGAATACATGGGGATTTTAGTCTGTTTCGAAGATTAAATGGAAAGGGAAAG CACCGCCGAGACAGCCTGGAGAATCGGTACAGAGACCAGGTGACGATGGAGAGGAAGGCTGAGAGGCACTGCAGTCGTAGCAGGAGTCGCTCCCAGGATAATGATAACCACAAGCACAACAAGTCAAAGGGGGACGGAGACCgtgagaggagagacaggagccAGAGTCCAAGGAAATGCAAAGACAAGGAACGCAGCCAGCACAGATAA
- the LOC117402970 gene encoding RNA-binding protein 25-like isoform X2, whose protein sequence is MRLLWTWISCLSRISVVKSFKTGKPESLCYAFIEFEKHRRDSLENRYRDQVTMERKAERHCSRSRSRSQDNDNHKHNKSKGDGDRERRDRSQSPRKCKDKERSQHR, encoded by the exons ATGAGGCTTTTGTGGACATGGATTTCCTGCCTTTCCAGGATATCAG TTGTGAAATCATTCAAGACTGGAAAACCAGAGTCTCTGTGCTACGCTTTCATTGAATTTGAAAAG CACCGCCGAGACAGCCTGGAGAATCGGTACAGAGACCAGGTGACGATGGAGAGGAAGGCTGAGAGGCACTGCAGTCGTAGCAGGAGTCGCTCCCAGGATAATGATAACCACAAGCACAACAAGTCAAAGGGGGACGGAGACCgtgagaggagagacaggagccAGAGTCCAAGGAAATGCAAAGACAAGGAACGCAGCCAGCACAGATAA